A DNA window from Streptomyces sp. CA-278952 contains the following coding sequences:
- a CDS encoding ABC transporter ATP-binding protein translates to MVEQAAALGLEGVSRSYGRRGSSRRTTALDGVSCAVPAGSFTAVVGPSGSGKSTFLQVAAGLDRPTSGTVRIAGTDLGSLSEAALTRLRRDRIGFVFQSHALNLVPSLSIEENVVLPLVLGGADPGGPDVLARGRELLARVGLAGRGGDGPSTLSGGQQQRVAVARALVTEPEVIFADEPTASLDPESAALVLALLRDAVRIEGRTVVMVTHDPVAASWADTVLTMDGGRLR, encoded by the coding sequence ATGGTGGAGCAGGCGGCCGCGCTCGGTCTGGAGGGGGTGAGCCGGAGCTACGGGCGACGCGGGAGCAGTCGGAGGACGACGGCGCTCGACGGGGTCAGCTGCGCTGTTCCGGCCGGCAGTTTCACCGCGGTGGTCGGCCCCTCGGGTTCGGGCAAGAGCACCTTCCTCCAGGTCGCGGCGGGCCTGGACCGGCCGACCTCGGGCACGGTCAGGATCGCCGGCACGGATCTCGGGTCGCTCTCGGAGGCCGCGCTGACCCGGCTGCGCCGGGACCGGATCGGGTTCGTCTTCCAGTCGCACGCGCTCAACCTGGTGCCGTCGCTGTCCATCGAGGAGAACGTGGTGCTGCCGCTGGTGCTGGGCGGCGCGGACCCGGGCGGCCCAGATGTGCTGGCGCGGGGACGGGAGTTGCTGGCCCGGGTGGGTCTCGCGGGGCGCGGCGGCGACGGGCCGTCGACGCTGTCGGGCGGCCAGCAGCAGCGGGTCGCGGTGGCGCGGGCGCTGGTGACGGAGCCGGAGGTGATCTTCGCGGACGAGCCGACCGCCTCCCTCGACCCGGAGTCCGCGGCGCTGGTGCTGGCGCTGCTGCGGGACGCCGTACGGATCGAGGGCCGCACGGTCGTGATGGTCACCCATGACCCCGTGGCGGCGAGCTGGGCGGACACCGTGCTGACGATGGACGGCGGTCGGCTGCGATGA